From Pseudanabaena sp. PCC 6802, one genomic window encodes:
- a CDS encoding DUF3007 family protein, which yields MRRIDAIALTLVFFLLGGLAYIVLQWLGIGKMNAGIWSQVVLITALLVWLGSYLLRVVTKNMTYDQQLENYKTAVLKKRLEEMSPEEIARLQAEVAAEKQERLSDS from the coding sequence ATGCGCCGTATTGATGCCATTGCTCTCACGTTAGTTTTTTTCCTACTGGGCGGACTGGCCTATATTGTTCTGCAATGGCTGGGGATTGGCAAGATGAATGCTGGAATTTGGAGTCAAGTGGTCCTGATAACCGCACTACTGGTGTGGCTTGGCTCCTATCTCCTGCGCGTCGTTACCAAAAATATGACCTACGACCAACAATTAGAAAACTATAAAACTGCCGTCCTCAAAAAGCGCCTGGAAGAAATGTCACCAGAAGAAATCGCACGACTACAGGCAGAAGTTGCGGCAGAAAAGCAGGAACGCCTAAGCGATAGTTAG
- the ndhL gene encoding NAD(P)H-quinone oxidoreductase subunit L, which translates to MSLLQSGPVAYTLVAGAYLFVIPLALMYYLKARWYVTGSLERAFICFMVFFFFPGLLLFAPLLNFRPQPRKI; encoded by the coding sequence ATGTCTTTGCTTCAGTCTGGTCCCGTCGCGTACACCTTAGTTGCGGGTGCTTATCTTTTCGTCATCCCCTTAGCTTTAATGTACTACCTTAAAGCCCGTTGGTACGTAACTGGTTCCCTGGAAAGAGCTTTTATTTGTTTCATGGTATTCTTTTTCTTCCCAGGATTGTTGCTGTTTGCGCCCTTACTTAACTTCCGCCCCCAACCCCGTAAAATCTAG